Proteins encoded within one genomic window of Tistrella bauzanensis:
- a CDS encoding VOC family protein produces the protein MITGLAHVEIVATDLDAATNLYATLFDRAPIIATAALTCFQVGRLAVRLMPGRGDAPDGLSAVGFAVDDLSRAAVLADRRGLAIDHTMATENGLLRLSPSAAGGLGVHLVQAEVGTLTDATIDQTGIDRTGGEPGAVIGLDHVVIRTNDVTHAVAVLGGRLGLDLRLDRANPSWGARMLFFRCGDSIVEVVQSMAGATDPPADTQINPPPPHRFWGLCWRVADARAAHGRLTAAGIAGDAPRRGRRPATQVFTLAEPPAGVATLILSVDASSGDA, from the coding sequence ATGATCACCGGTCTTGCCCATGTCGAGATAGTGGCCACCGATCTTGATGCCGCCACAAATCTTTACGCGACGCTCTTCGACCGGGCCCCGATCATTGCGACAGCGGCGCTGACCTGCTTTCAGGTCGGCCGGCTGGCGGTCAGGCTGATGCCCGGCCGCGGCGACGCCCCCGACGGATTGTCGGCAGTGGGCTTTGCCGTCGATGACCTGTCGCGGGCGGCGGTGCTGGCCGACCGGCGCGGGCTTGCGATCGACCACACCATGGCGACCGAAAACGGTCTGCTGCGGCTGTCGCCCTCGGCTGCCGGGGGGCTGGGCGTGCATCTGGTGCAGGCAGAGGTCGGTACCCTGACCGACGCGACCATCGACCAGACCGGCATCGACCGGACCGGCGGCGAACCGGGTGCGGTCATCGGCCTGGATCATGTCGTTATCCGCACCAATGACGTCACCCACGCGGTGGCGGTGCTGGGCGGCAGGCTGGGGCTCGACCTCAGGCTTGACCGGGCCAATCCGTCCTGGGGCGCACGGATGCTGTTCTTCCGCTGCGGCGACAGCATCGTCGAGGTCGTTCAATCGATGGCAGGAGCGACGGATCCGCCCGCCGATACTCAGATCAACCCACCACCGCCACATCGGTTCTGGGGGCTGTGCTGGCGCGTGGCCGACGCTCGGGCGGCACATGGCCGCCTGACTGCCGCGGGCATTGCCGGGGATGCGCCTCGCCGGGGTCGCAGACCGGCCACGCAGGTCTTCACTCTGGCCGAACCGCCGGCCGGCGTCGCGACATTGATCCTGTCAGTCGATGCCTCATCTGGCGATGCCTGA
- the rnd gene encoding ribonuclease D has protein sequence MTEIITDTQSLRQLVDELKAEPFVTVDTEFMREKTYWPKLCLVQLAGASRAAAVDPLAEGIDLAPLGELLADTSVLKVFHAARQDVEIFLLLFGAVPTPMFDTQVAAMVCGFGESVGYETLVNKLARASIDKSSRFTDWSRRPLTEKQATYALADVTHLRTVYEKLARLLEDSGREEWLDEEMATLNAAETYETKPDVAWERIRTRSLDRRFLGLVRELGAWRERQAQSRNVPRTFITKDETLLEMASSQPKTVDDLRRVRGLPKWATEGAGGEEVLSCIARALAEPKGDLPDREPPRDLPRGLGPLIELLKVLLKMKSEEHGVARTLIASQDDLEMLAIDGPTAPIAALKGWRHEVFGEDALRLLSGDVALGARGRSIAVLSLSGEEAVLQSTRRKQRKRKLRKDDDTTDAGDGPADGTDDAGTISADIAAD, from the coding sequence ATGACCGAGATCATCACCGACACCCAGTCGCTCAGACAGCTTGTTGACGAATTGAAGGCCGAACCCTTCGTCACCGTCGACACCGAATTCATGCGCGAGAAGACCTACTGGCCCAAGCTGTGCCTGGTGCAGCTTGCCGGCGCCAGCCGGGCCGCCGCGGTCGATCCGCTGGCCGAGGGCATAGACCTGGCGCCGCTGGGCGAACTGCTGGCCGACACCTCGGTGCTGAAGGTGTTCCATGCCGCCCGCCAGGATGTGGAAATCTTCCTGCTGCTGTTCGGCGCCGTGCCGACGCCGATGTTCGACACCCAGGTGGCCGCGATGGTCTGCGGCTTCGGCGAAAGCGTCGGTTATGAAACCCTGGTGAACAAGCTGGCCCGGGCCAGCATCGACAAGTCATCCCGCTTCACCGACTGGTCGCGGCGCCCGCTGACGGAGAAGCAGGCGACCTATGCCCTGGCCGACGTCACCCATCTGCGCACTGTGTACGAGAAGCTGGCCAGGCTTCTGGAAGACAGCGGCCGCGAGGAATGGCTCGACGAGGAAATGGCGACGCTGAACGCCGCCGAAACCTATGAGACCAAGCCTGACGTGGCCTGGGAGCGTATCCGGACCCGCAGCCTCGACCGGCGCTTTCTGGGACTGGTGCGTGAACTTGGCGCCTGGCGCGAGCGTCAGGCGCAGTCGCGCAACGTGCCCCGCACCTTCATCACCAAGGACGAGACGCTACTGGAGATGGCCTCCAGTCAGCCGAAGACGGTCGATGATCTGAGGCGGGTCCGTGGCCTGCCGAAATGGGCGACCGAGGGTGCCGGCGGCGAGGAGGTGCTGTCCTGCATCGCCCGCGCCCTGGCCGAGCCCAAAGGCGACCTGCCCGACCGGGAGCCGCCGCGCGATCTGCCCCGGGGCCTTGGGCCGCTGATCGAACTGCTGAAGGTTCTGCTGAAGATGAAGAGCGAGGAGCACGGCGTCGCCCGCACGCTGATCGCCTCGCAGGATGACCTGGAAATGCTGGCGATCGACGGCCCCACCGCCCCCATTGCCGCCCTGAAGGGCTGGCGCCATGAGGTGTTCGGCGAAGACGCGCTGCGGCTGCTGTCGGGCGACGTCGCCCTTGGCGCCCGTGGGCGGTCGATCGCGGTGCTGTCGTTGTCGGGCGAGGAAGCCGTGCTGCAATCGACCCGTCGCAAGCAGCGCAAGCGCAAGCTGCGCAAGGATGACGACACCACCGATGCCGGCGACGGCCCGGCCGATGGCACCGATGACGCCGGCACGATATCCGCCGACATCGCCGCAGATTGA